Proteins from a genomic interval of Clostridium sp. 'deep sea':
- a CDS encoding ABC transporter substrate-binding protein — translation MKKLAKLITVVILLIALLAGCSNAEQTPQNKNSITILQGVDATTLDPAKHSDSPTSNIEYQIFDTLLARDNNMKIQARVAKSWQMINDTTWQFELRDDIQFHNGIVLTAEDVKYSIERILNPNNKSPKISNYKSIKKIEVLNDNQLVIITHKPNPVLLTRLAELRIVPKSYIEEIGSEKFALNPVGSGPYKFNKWVKDDHISLTANEQYWNGSPAIKEVIFKPVPEASARVMALQSGDADLITNLPPHLIDTVNNNKNLQALKVNSTRFIMLSFTTSRESVKDVNVRKAINYAIDQDIIIKKILANNAVSSTQPVCNFDLGFNENIKGYEYNPQLAKELLAESGTKNLKIRMKSPSGRYLMDKEVAEAIKAQLQEVGIEVELTFEEWGGYVTSIIKGTIDADLWLIGWGSSTFDAGTTLQTFLHTSQPVAQYDVSETKNKWVDNQIDLALSTMNNDDRENIYHELIQQALADAPFVNLYQQCDIYGINTRINYTARSDELIDLAAVTFKKN, via the coding sequence ATGAAAAAACTAGCAAAGCTAATTACTGTTGTTATACTTTTAATTGCTTTATTGGCAGGCTGTTCTAACGCTGAACAAACACCACAAAATAAAAACAGCATAACTATTTTACAGGGGGTAGATGCCACAACGCTTGACCCAGCAAAACACTCTGATTCTCCTACTAGTAATATTGAGTATCAAATATTTGATACTTTGTTAGCTAGAGATAATAACATGAAAATACAAGCAAGGGTAGCAAAATCATGGCAGATGATAAATGATACCACATGGCAATTTGAACTTAGAGATGATATTCAATTTCATAATGGCATAGTGCTTACAGCAGAGGATGTTAAGTATTCAATTGAACGTATTCTAAATCCAAATAATAAAAGCCCCAAAATTAGTAATTATAAAAGCATTAAAAAAATTGAAGTACTAAACGATAATCAGCTTGTCATAATTACCCATAAGCCTAACCCTGTATTACTAACAAGATTAGCAGAGTTAAGGATTGTGCCTAAATCTTATATAGAAGAAATAGGTAGCGAGAAATTTGCTTTAAATCCGGTAGGAAGTGGGCCTTATAAATTTAATAAGTGGGTAAAAGATGACCATATTTCATTGACTGCAAATGAGCAGTATTGGAATGGTAGTCCTGCTATAAAAGAGGTTATATTTAAGCCAGTTCCTGAGGCATCAGCTAGGGTAATGGCCCTGCAAAGTGGAGATGCTGACCTTATAACAAATCTACCTCCACACTTAATAGACACAGTTAATAACAATAAAAACCTACAAGCCTTAAAAGTAAATAGTACCAGATTTATTATGCTCTCTTTTACAACTAGCCGCGAGAGTGTTAAAGATGTTAATGTGCGTAAGGCAATAAATTATGCCATAGATCAAGATATCATTATTAAAAAAATACTTGCTAATAATGCAGTAAGCAGTACTCAGCCAGTCTGTAACTTCGATTTAGGATTTAATGAAAACATCAAGGGATATGAGTATAATCCGCAATTAGCAAAAGAATTGTTAGCAGAGTCTGGCACTAAAAACTTAAAAATACGTATGAAATCGCCCTCAGGTAGATATTTAATGGATAAAGAAGTGGCAGAGGCTATTAAGGCTCAACTACAAGAAGTAGGTATAGAGGTAGAGCTTACTTTTGAGGAGTGGGGAGGTTATGTAACTAGCATTATTAAAGGCACCATAGACGCAGATTTATGGCTAATTGGTTGGGGAAGCAGTACCTTTGATGCAGGTACAACCTTGCAGACTTTTCTGCATACCAGTCAACCAGTGGCTCAATATGATGTAAGTGAAACTAAAAATAAGTGGGTAGATAATCAAATAGATTTGGCTCTTTCAACCATGAATAATGACGATAGAGAAAATATTTATCATGAATTAATACAACAAGCTCTTGCTGATGCTCCCTTTGTAAACCTTTATCAGCAATGTGACATTTATGGTATAAATACAAGAATAAATTACACTGCAAGAAGTGATGAGTTAATAGACCTAGCGGCAGTAACATTTAAGAAAAATTAA
- a CDS encoding ABC transporter substrate-binding protein → MTKIPFTKYATIIIIIITAIVTSACTANNTSSETKPLTVLQGVDATTLDPAMHSETPTGNIERQIYDTLLNQTSDMKIEPWLAKSYKMINETTWQFKLHENIKFHNGDQLTASDVKFSIDRILNKANKSSQLSNYSAISSVEVVDQYTVTIKTENPYPLLLTRLAGLRIVPEHYVKEVGNQQFALNPIGSGPYKLKEWVKDEYVALEANEDYWLGAAEIKELVFKPVPEAAARVMALQKGEADIIINLPPHQIASIEENKNTKIEEVASSRFIMLPFTTKNEVVNNKKVREAISYAIDVNSIIQNIFAGKATANTQPIASYDLGYNNNLKPLSYNPEKAKQLLKEAGYEKGIAITMGSPSGRYMMDKEVAEAIKAQLEEVGIKVKLTFTEWGNYVSQILAGTINYDLWLIGWGNSTFDAGSTLDFWVNSEHDTCYYRINEQVNNKINNLLNKALKTVDDEQREKAYQEIIKQVNNDIGFVNLYQQVDLYGVSSRLNWKARPDESIRLYEASFR, encoded by the coding sequence ATGACCAAAATTCCTTTTACCAAATATGCAACGATAATTATCATAATAATTACCGCAATAGTAACAAGTGCATGTACTGCAAACAATACTAGTAGTGAAACTAAACCTTTAACAGTTCTGCAAGGAGTAGATGCAACAACCTTAGATCCTGCAATGCACTCAGAAACACCAACTGGCAATATAGAACGTCAAATATATGATACCTTGTTAAACCAAACAAGTGATATGAAAATTGAGCCTTGGCTAGCTAAGAGTTATAAAATGATTAATGAAACAACATGGCAGTTTAAACTACATGAAAACATTAAGTTCCATAATGGAGATCAGCTAACTGCAAGTGATGTTAAATTTTCTATTGATAGAATTCTTAACAAAGCTAATAAAAGTTCTCAGCTAAGTAACTATAGTGCTATAAGCAGTGTTGAGGTAGTAGATCAATACACCGTTACAATCAAAACAGAGAACCCCTATCCGCTCTTGTTAACAAGACTAGCAGGGCTAAGAATTGTACCAGAGCATTATGTAAAAGAGGTTGGTAATCAGCAGTTTGCCTTAAATCCAATTGGTTCAGGTCCCTATAAACTAAAAGAATGGGTAAAAGATGAGTACGTTGCTTTAGAGGCAAATGAAGACTATTGGTTAGGTGCAGCAGAAATTAAAGAGCTTGTATTTAAGCCAGTGCCAGAGGCGGCAGCAAGGGTGATGGCATTGCAAAAGGGTGAGGCTGATATAATTATAAATTTACCACCTCACCAAATAGCTAGTATTGAGGAAAATAAAAATACTAAGATTGAAGAGGTAGCTAGTTCTAGATTTATTATGTTACCCTTTACCACCAAAAACGAAGTAGTTAACAATAAAAAAGTACGTGAAGCGATTAGCTATGCTATTGATGTAAACTCAATTATTCAAAATATATTTGCAGGTAAAGCTACAGCCAACACTCAGCCTATTGCTAGCTATGACCTTGGGTACAACAATAACCTTAAGCCCCTTAGTTATAATCCTGAAAAAGCTAAACAATTGCTTAAAGAGGCTGGTTATGAAAAAGGAATAGCTATTACAATGGGATCTCCATCTGGCAGATATATGATGGACAAAGAAGTAGCCGAAGCAATAAAAGCTCAACTCGAAGAAGTTGGCATAAAAGTTAAGCTAACATTTACAGAGTGGGGCAACTATGTAAGCCAAATTTTAGCTGGCACAATCAACTACGATTTATGGCTTATTGGCTGGGGTAATAGTACCTTTGATGCTGGAAGCACCCTGGATTTTTGGGTTAATTCAGAGCATGATACTTGTTATTATCGAATAAATGAGCAAGTTAATAACAAAATAAATAACCTGTTAAATAAGGCACTAAAAACTGTTGATGATGAGCAGCGTGAAAAAGCTTATCAGGAGATAATTAAACAGGTTAATAACGATATTGGTTTTGTTAATCTTTATCAGCAGGTAGATTTGTATGGGGTCAGTAGTAGACTTAATTGGAAAGCCCGTCCTGATGAAAGTATTCGTTTATATGAGGCATCATTTAGGTAA
- a CDS encoding ABC transporter substrate-binding protein, which produces MMKSTFTKRISLIILLIAIAIAGSGCGKNQATTNENDTLIILQGVDATTLDPGMHSEGPTANIEKQLFDTFLDQDTEMKIIPLVAKSWKMLNDTTWQFELRDDIYFHDGKQLTTKDVKFSIERILDPNNKSSKIGDYKAVKAIETNGDYNLTIKTTEPYPLLLTRLASLRIVPEHYIKEVGNQQFSLKPIGSGPYKLKEWIKDEYVLFTANENYWQGKPKIQNIKFKPVPEAASRIMALQKGEADIIVNVPPHQVEQINNSEKASVEQVDSVRFIMLPITTRNEKMKDLKVRQALNYAIDVNSIIDNIFSGNAKPSSQPVGSYDLGFNRDLKPYGYNPEKAKQLLKEAGYEQGLKITMGAPTGRYIMDKEVAEAIKNQLEQVGFEVELSFPEWGNYVAELFAGELKYDIWLIGWGSSTFDAGNTLNFWLNSSLKTCYYQTDKQTNDELNQLIKQALTEINEQDRINIYQQITNKIYNDATFVNLYQQVDLYGVSNRINWQPRPDESIRVYEASWKNIQ; this is translated from the coding sequence ATGATGAAATCAACTTTTACCAAAAGAATAAGTTTAATAATTTTACTAATAGCAATAGCGATAGCGGGCTCTGGTTGTGGCAAAAATCAAGCAACAACTAATGAAAATGATACATTGATAATTTTACAAGGGGTAGATGCTACAACTCTGGATCCTGGCATGCATTCCGAAGGGCCTACAGCAAATATAGAAAAACAGCTATTTGATACCTTTTTAGACCAAGATACAGAGATGAAGATCATACCCTTAGTTGCAAAGTCTTGGAAAATGTTAAATGATACAACATGGCAGTTTGAATTACGTGATGATATCTACTTTCATGATGGTAAACAACTAACGACTAAGGATGTAAAGTTTTCAATAGAAAGAATTTTAGACCCCAACAATAAGAGCTCAAAAATAGGAGACTATAAAGCGGTTAAGGCCATTGAAACTAATGGAGATTATAATTTAACCATTAAAACAACAGAGCCTTATCCATTATTATTAACCCGTTTAGCTTCGCTCAGAATAGTGCCAGAACATTATATTAAAGAGGTTGGAAACCAGCAATTTAGTTTAAAACCTATCGGCAGTGGACCTTATAAACTTAAAGAGTGGATAAAAGACGAATACGTACTTTTCACTGCTAATGAGAACTACTGGCAAGGAAAACCTAAAATTCAAAACATAAAATTTAAGCCAGTACCCGAGGCGGCATCTCGGATTATGGCCTTGCAAAAAGGTGAAGCCGATATCATAGTGAATGTTCCACCTCATCAGGTGGAGCAAATAAATAATAGTGAAAAAGCCAGTGTAGAGCAAGTGGATAGTGTAAGGTTTATCATGCTACCCATAACTACCCGTAATGAAAAAATGAAGGACTTAAAAGTTAGGCAAGCCCTTAACTATGCAATAGATGTTAATAGCATTATTGATAATATATTTTCTGGCAATGCTAAACCCAGTTCTCAGCCAGTTGGTAGTTATGATTTAGGCTTTAATAGAGACCTAAAACCCTATGGATATAACCCTGAAAAGGCTAAACAGCTTTTAAAAGAGGCTGGTTATGAACAGGGTCTTAAAATAACAATGGGTGCACCTACAGGCAGATATATTATGGATAAAGAAGTGGCGGAGGCCATTAAAAATCAGTTAGAGCAGGTTGGATTTGAGGTTGAATTGAGTTTTCCTGAATGGGGTAATTATGTAGCAGAACTTTTTGCTGGAGAACTTAAGTATGATATCTGGTTAATTGGTTGGGGAAGTAGTACCTTTGATGCTGGTAACACCCTTAACTTTTGGTTAAATTCGTCACTCAAAACTTGTTATTACCAAACTGATAAACAAACAAATGATGAACTAAATCAATTAATAAAGCAGGCTTTAACTGAAATAAACGAGCAGGATAGAATAAACATTTATCAGCAAATTACTAATAAAATATATAACGATGCTACCTTTGTAAATCTCTATCAACAGGTAGATTTATATGGAGTTAGCAATAGAATAAACTGGCAACCACGACCTGATGAGTCTATTAGGGTATACGAAGCTAGTTGGAAAAATATTCAGTAG